The Microcoleus sp. bin38.metabat.b11b12b14.051 genome window below encodes:
- a CDS encoding DUF4327 family protein: MIHSTIKIQYSLDVIQDEARHLVHEGVLSRQQPIYTLCQFIPPREWACVEGELEKCDFLLRDRIADLIGTENWDND; the protein is encoded by the coding sequence CTATCAAAATCCAATACTCTTTAGATGTCATCCAAGATGAAGCACGCCACCTCGTGCACGAAGGCGTACTGAGCCGGCAACAGCCTATCTACACGCTTTGTCAGTTCATCCCGCCCCGAGAATGGGCTTGCGTCGAAGGAGAACTGGAAAAATGCGACTTCTTGCTACGCGATCGCATCGCCGACTTGATCGGTACTGAAAACTGGGACAACGACTAA